GTCAGCATTTTCTGAACATCTCACTCCACTCTCCATTTACAGTTATTCATCCCTAGGCACATGTGCACCTAAAAATCTCTAGTTATCAAAAATAAACCCAAAAGAAATCTCCAACGCATCCAAAATAAACTTTTTCCTGATCTCCACAATTCTCTTCACTGCTTACTCATCCATACATCTCCTCAGAAATTCGCCAGCCCAGGTATCCACCACAAACAATCCTCCTCCAGGTGCAATCCACCTGTTCCCCACAAATGATGCCTATCCCCAGTCCAGAAATAAAAACGCAAAAACATGTTATGATTATTTCGAAATAAAACGTTTTAATGTTTGAAGTCTGTACACAAGTCTTCGCTAATGCTCTTAGCTTTAAAAGAAGgaggatgaagaaaaaaaaaatgaacatttcCATTTGATGATTACCCGGAGGGCGTCGGTTAAGCGTAGCAATGACTGTATAATTTCGAAAGTCGGCTGAGGCCACCGGGAAACCGGAATACTGCCAAGCCGGGGATAAATGACGGCGCTGGACCCCCCATGCCGGGCCCTCACTCTACTCCAGCCATCAGTGCAGAAAATAGAGAAAATCCATGAGCCAGATAATGACGAATGGCCTTCCTATTCCTTCAATTTTCCCTATTTCACAGTTGACTGACTCCTCCAATCACTCTTCTTTtcgtttcaattttgttttactTCCTGATTCGGTTGTTGTTTAGGAGGGTGGAACCACATCGTGCATAGCGTATTTCCATGTCCAGGATCGGGCGATCTCCTCGAATCTCTCGCGATCGTTGGTGTACATGTCACCTAGCTCGGGCTCCATGCAGACCTTGAAATAGTGATTTTAGTTATTACCCATGACCTAATCATCACTCATTTAGAAGCTTTTTAATTACCCTCCCATAGGGAGAAATCAAATTCGATTTATAGTGGAATAACTCAATTAGTTGGCCTCTATTCAATGCAATCAAAATTTCATGAGATCTTGATCTCCTTTATTTCTTCGCAGAAATGTATCGCGGAgaaattgtggaaatttttGATTCCGTATTGCTCATATTTAACACAAAAGAATTAAAGACTGAAAATTAGAAAACCCCAATTGTCGCCTGCGTCGCGCTCACATCTGTCTCGCTGATTGGCAATGAACTGAGAAGTGTTTTATCGATGCTGATCACTAAGTTTAGTTCGTACGACGTTACGCTCTAATTGTTCATCTTAAAATACTGCAAGTAACTACCTGACAAAACGGATCAGTTAATAAGCTCTGCACACTGATTAATACTTTCGAAATCGTAAGTGCGAGTGACCAATTATGATGAATGGAGTCGATGCCCACATCGCCATGTCTTGAAACGTTTGGATGCAGAATTTTCGTGAGAAAACGAACCACTGGTGGACACATTGGATAACTGCAATCAAAAATCGGTTTCAACATTCAACCAAtcattcaattataattttttttcaattgttggaGTTGACAGGAAAGAttataaaattagaaaaattggcAGTTTCTGTTTCTCAGTGATATGCAGACGTTTCTCACAAGAAAAATGggtaattcatatttttttttcaatatcaatttttccgtatggagtataaaaattttcagttaCCTATGGGGTACTTGtagatataaataaaaaagtccTCCCTCGTAAGGGCTGCCAATAGGGCCAGTAATAGTTGCCTGCCAGTGACAATGCATACTGTCAAGAGGAGTAGCTTCAATGCCCTCAGGAGGATCGATCCGCAGACTCTTCAGCTCCATCCTCAGTCGATTTCTTCGCCAAGAAGTATCCTGAATTCCAGCAGGCCTCGACTTGAGACACATCTGCGCCAAACACGTTCTGCAGGGTGCAGATGAGGCCAGACGATCATAAACTTTGTACCAGTTCTCCACGTGTCCAATGGCCTTGTGCAAAGGCCACCGTAGTTTAACATGTTGCTGCCACTGCTGATGGGGCACATGGGTGAGCAGTAGCCCGTACCATCTGCGACAAACGTTCGCTGCTGACCATAAACTCACATCGTCCAGATGAGAAAACACTGCAAGAAGAACCTCTGGAGGCAGATGTGCCACTAGACCTGATGATAATTATAGGGGATAAGAGAGTGGTTCGCAGATCGATGAAGAAATGCTCACTGATAAGAAcctacatgatttttttttcgatattttaatCTCATGTTTAGGGGCttaatcattaatttgtcattcacaaaaatcgaaatattGCTCGTCAAGCCCTAACTAATTAGGATAAGTCAatgatttcaaattaatttcaaatcttGAAATCGGTGGTGACGTAACTCAAGCAGAAGGTGGACATCGAAATTGTGTCTTACATTGGAGTTATCCAACACGCAAAAGATCCAAATTTTGTTAAACTCATGAGATGGACTAAAAAAACTGTTTATGTTACTAAATTGTAAATCTTTTTATCTATCAAGTATTCCTTGCATTGCAGTCCTTGGCACCTATCAAATCCATAAGAGACAATTACTAACTAAATACGGACCTGACTCGTTAATGGGTTCATGTTCTATATGCCGATGATTAGCCAACATATCCACTCTGTCTACCAGATTTCTAGGTCTCGACGTTTCGCCTGAATTCGTGGGCTCCGAAGTGCAGTATCCTCGACAGTTCCACTGAAAAGGTTGATTGGTCAGGTTCCAGGGGGTTTCGGGAGGGTTGTGGCAATTGTAAGATAGGGCTGGACGTTGGGGAGGTTCTGGAGGGAGAGGATCATTATTGAGAGGAGGTGAACATAACTGAGGGGAACGAAGTCTGTGGGACTGGCTTAAGCGATGCTCGCCGTTGTAGAAGAGGTCTGTGGGCTCATCGTTTCCAGAATCTTCATCATCTGTTTTctgaatcaataaaaataacgtatCCCAGAGAATGACTTCATTCGCTCTTACaattattatgaattataTTGTATATCAATATTACCTCACTGAATATAGGTGCAACAGCAACGCCGATGCAATCGGGGAATAGAAATGCATGACAAGTGGCACAGACTGGCTCCTCAAAACAGGGTCCATAGTATCCATTGCAAATATAACATGCCAAAGTCTgtagaataatttaaaaattagtgTTTTTATCAATCGTTAAGATTATCGACTACTAGATTCATTTAACTCACCGGAAATTGAAACTCCGGACATGGAACATCATCAACGACGTCTAAATACTCGTTCTCGTTGTTGGAATACAAAATACATTCGCGAATTTCATTTACCCTATCATTCTTGTCAATTTCTGTCGATGCTTTTACGAGCTTGTCAACCATTCTGAGCCTCTGATCTGCACTACAAACACAAGTATGCTTTTCTAGGGTGAATAATCATTAATATCAAGAAAACAAAACAAAGTCAACGATCAATTAGATATCAAACAAGTGTTGTTTTGAAGCCGACAATATAATCCCGTTTTTTGCGTTCATATATCACTGAGACATTGATTACAATATAGTAAGAAACTACAGTCGGTACCCCTCCAAACACATGTTACGAAGTGTTGCGTTGAGGGGGCGCGAAGTGTCTGCTCTTTCCTGGTGGACAATTGACGAGTGATTCCCGTTCGCAAAATTAAGTAATTCTATCGTTTGTACTAGGTTTGTAGTCGTTTGTACTTTTCTTCAATCGTTTTGTTGAttcccatttatttttaaa
This DNA window, taken from Diachasmimorpha longicaudata isolate KC_UGA_2023 chromosome 8, iyDiaLong2, whole genome shotgun sequence, encodes the following:
- the LOC135165150 gene encoding uncharacterized protein LOC135165150 is translated as MVDKLVKASTEIDKNDRVNEIRECILYSNNENEYLDVVDDVPCPEFQFPTLACYICNGYYGPCFEEPVCATCHAFLFPDCIGVAVAPIFSEKTDDEDSGNDEPTDLFYNGEHRLSQSHRLRSPQLCSPPLNNDPLPPEPPQRPALSYNCHNPPETPWNLTNQPFQWNCRGYCTSEPTNSGETSRPRNLVDRVDMLANHRHIEHEPINESGLVAHLPPEVLLAVFSHLDDVSLWSAANVCRRWYGLLLTHVPHQQWQQHVKLRWPLHKAIGHVENWYKVYDRLASSAPCRTCLAQMCLKSRPAGIQDTSWRRNRLRMELKSLRIDPPEGIEATPLDSMHCHWQATITGPIGSPYEGGLFYLYLQVPHSYPMCPPVVRFLTKILHPNVSRHGDVGIDSIHHNWSLALTISKVLISVQSLLTDPFCQVCMEPELGDMYTNDRERFEEIARSWTWKYAMHDVVPPS